The Neofelis nebulosa isolate mNeoNeb1 chromosome 1, mNeoNeb1.pri, whole genome shotgun sequence sequence tttaaaaaaatttttttttaagtttatgtatttattttgagagaggacacacaagagaggcaggggtggggggcggtgagagagagaatcccaagcaggctccacattgtcagtgcagagccctatgtggggctcgaacccacaaaccgtgagatcatgacctgagctgagatcaagagccagatgctcaaccaagtgagccacccaggcaccctcgaATATACATGTTTTTTGAGTACAGCAGAAGACAGGGGATAGGAAAAGACTAACCTTTGTTTGTCACAGCTGTAGGCAATGTTTGGAAGATACTGTTTTAGCTCTATAGGAAAAACTGCAGGCACATCAAATTCCTGGTAACAGACATTAGCAGCTCTGTCTAGGAACaagtatataatttttagaaatagcCGTTTTAAAAAAGGTCATGGAAAACAGAACTGAATTTTAACACTTGATGCATGGTTTTCTAAATTATtagaacattttcaaattaataatcaCTATTACCTTCCAGGCATTACTAGATgatgtatgttttattatttactttttgaagaTCAGAAAACAGAGACTCAGAAAGGTTGAAGGTTATGTAGAAAagtcaggtttctttttttttttttttcaacgttttttatttttatttttgggacagagagagacagagcatgaacgggggaggggcagagagagagggagacacagaatcggaaacaggctccaggctccgagccatcagcccagagcctgatgcggggctcgaactcacggactgcgagatcgtgacctggctgaagtcagacgcttaaccgactgcgccacccaggcgccccgaaaagtcAGGTTTCAAGTTCATATCTCCCTAACACCAAAACCTATGCTAAATGTAGGCGAGATCAAACTTACATTTTTAGGAAAGTCAAGCCCTAGAGAAGGTAAGTGATTCACAAAAGTAGCAACAGAAAGGGGATACCAGTCTAATTTAACCTACAAGGTTCTACTGAGGCTCTGACAAAATGATCTCtaatgctctttttttaattattaaaaaatgctaaaataataatGATCAAAGGAGCATTTATCAGTTACCCATGTTTACtgaaaaaccagaagaaaaatagtaaaagaattcCAATTAATGTATATCATTATTTCCCCAACTTCTTTAATATCTGCCTTCTCAGCATTACAATTTATTTACAGGCTTTGAAAAGCTGAGATGTTAAATTTAACTGCCTCTGGCACTCAGTCATAtagcaaaggagaaaaattactACTGCTATATTTATATCTTGTCTCACAGACCCATAATGTCAACTTACCATTTGAACAATTGTTGACATACTGTCCTACAGCAAGTGGATTACAAATTTCTGATGTTAGCCATGTACTGTCACTCATTTTTAAAGGACCAAGTTGATCCCTCCCATTGCAAGATCTGAAACAGGTGAAAGCATTAGGTAAGAGATTGTTCTTTTATGTCTTACAGTAAAATCCAAAAGTACAAAATTAATCCTAGAACTGAACAAATCCAATTTCTCTTAAAAAGTTTTGTCTagtctgggatgcctgggtggttcagtcagttaagcgtccaatttcggctcaggtcatgatctcacagtccctgagttcgagccccgggtcgggctctgtgctgacagacagcttggagcctggagcctgcttccgattctgtgtctccctgtctctgaccctccccagttcatgctctgtccttctctgtctcaaaaataaattaaaaaaaaaaattttttttaaagttttgtctaGTCAATAGGGCAGCTGAGTTGCCACTTAGCAGCTGTctaaacagatttttatttaaagtgaaaaGGCCAGGGTCATGGTCATTTTCCTGTGGCTCTGTGTCCTATCGTTATGTTTGAACATGGGCACTAACTTACCTGTATACGACTTTTGATATTCCTTTGTCATTTCCATCAATAAGTACCCCATCCAGGcatctaaaaataaatggatttccAATGGATTGGAAAAAGATTGGCTCATACTTCTGATATACTGTACCTATTATAAGATAAGGACATAGCACcatgtaaaaattattaacatCATGATAAGCACCtttctctggaaaataaacataacatgaaatgaactattttattttctctacctttttctaatattttacctCCAGTCTAGATTATCACATTCTCTTTGGCTACTTCTTCCCTTTAAAGAGTGCCCAAAAGTAAATGGAGCAGAGAATCAACTTGTTCACATAGCCAAATAAAATGTGACTATTTTGATTAATTAAAATGTGAACACCACATTTGAGATTCAGCTTTACAAAATTATaggggctttttgttttgttttgtttttgctttttaaagtagaGTGTTATTTGACATCCATTAAAAAGTCTtttgggttcctgggtggctcagtggttaagcatcgagcttcagcccaggtcatgatctcacagtagtgagtTGGAGTTCCACATTGGTCAACTCGAGCCCTGCTTTGCctcaggtgagctcgagccctgcttcaggtgagcttggtttctctctgcccctcactgacttgcgccctctctctctctcaaaaaaaaaaaaaaaaaaaaaaaaaaaaaagaaagtcttttaagaaatgtatttgttAATAACCAGTTAAATAATGTagacaaaatgggaataaatgaaTCTGATATTCAGGTTGTTTCCCCTTTCGCTAGCAgtagaggaaaggagaaaattagTATTTACTGAGTGTGTCCTATGTTACTGGCATCCTAATCTATTGAATTTATTCTAGTATTAATTTGTTGCCAGCTTGTTCTATTGAGCCTTTACAGAGTTAGTTGTGTAGGAGGAAACCAACTCTTTTGCTTAGGGatgtaaaattagaaaacagaatgaCTTTTTGAAAACATGTCTGaattaaacatttacaaataatgTAATCTTAGTTTAACAAATAACATACCCTACTAAGCATTCTAGTCAATGATCTTTTTGCAAAGAAGCTGCTTTACTTTCAAAGTGTAGAAATGGCAGAAAGGTATTTATTGATTTACAGGTTTAAACTCTGTCATACCTGTTTTAACCTGTACTATTTTTACCTTTAGTTATCCATTATGTAAACCAACTGACTTATTCTCTAGTGCTTTCTAAGTAATTCATCTTATCAGAGTAGGCCATACTATATTCTACATTTAAACACTGACTAcaaaaatttccttaaaagaaaagtgcttttattcaaataaatactcAAGGATGCTTTCTAGCACATAAAATAATTTGTAGTTATTTTCGAAATCAGGATTTACAAATGTGTGGAAATCTCAGTTTCTAATTCAACTCCTTACTCAAAGGATTATAAGAGTAAGTATTTTGTTGGACTTATATTAACTGATAAATAGGAAACTCTTGGCAAAGCACTAATTGAATCATTACCAGGATACATAGATACAACCGCGCCTTTTGGTACCAATCCTCTGGTAACGAAGACACCTTTTCCAGCAGAAATCAATGAGCTAGTTGCTCGGGCAACACTGAAACCCAGTGTCTTATAAAGAATTTCTTCTGGTTTAAAGATATTTTGCTGTTGATGTCTGTATTCAAGCAGTTTCACCCTTGGATGTTGAACTGACAGTAGGTCATGATATTTTGATTTAACGGTTTCTGGAAGCATAGTCAAGATATCTGATTGCTTATGGAAATCATTAATGAACAGAGCCTGGAAAACTTTCAGTAATGTTCCTAGGACATCTTCATCTGAGATAACTTTGTCTTTGGATTCCTCTGGAACATACCGGATGGTCCTGAAAACAGGAAAAGTTTCCATTCACTACCCTTCAAGTGATAAAAGTCAGGCTTCATGCCTTCATGCCTTCTAAGTTACTGGGCTTAATGATGATTATTCTCATGTGTTTGAAGGGCATAAAACTAAAAAGTTCAAGAAAGAATTGTTTGGGGATAGTTGTAGTTCGCTAACTCCTGGCAATACCCACCCAAGTTACAAATAGCCGGTTATCTGTGAAAAGTCTATCTGTACCAAATGCTGTTGGGTCCTTACATTCATTATCTCATCTTTgaagacagggaaactgaggcttgacgTTGTGGAGCTTGCCCAAGATCCTAAAGCTGTTAAGCAGGAAAGCCACAGCTCAAACAGAACTAGTTCCTCTTCCCACTACATCCATGGCCATTATGTGAATATCGCATAAGAATCCTCATATATTTTATAGGCATTTAATTACAAAGACAAATTTAACATCATATACTTTGTTACATTCTCTCCCGGGAATACTTACTTCTTTAATGGCTGCATCATTTTTACTCGCATAATggtattattttttacttcttgacAAAAAGAAAGCCATTCCGCTTCACAATTCTATAGCAGCGGTGGCCCTGAATTCACGTTTCCGCGGAATCAAACTTTGGAAAAGCTCTTCGGTTATTAACTGGCCTTCAGTGGAGCTAGCTTTGCCTATTTAAGTGAGCATTACGTGAGCTTCTTCACGATCGCTACCATGCCACTTACTAGAGCCTGAATTAACAGTGACTCCACCGCCACCCACTCAACTAGATCCCTTTCTTCAGGCATGGACTATTCTAAACCCCACATTCGGACGTGTTTTTAGTgacattttgcttgtttttctgcGTCAGCTAGTGCAAGTTGTTATCCTCACATCCAAGCCGGGCTGCTTTCACCATATAAACTATGGAGCTATAAAAATAAACCTCAGTTTGGCTTTTGTAAGGAACTTTGAAGTATGCCCTGGCGGAGAGAAGGCCATGCACCCTCACGCTGTATAAACTTTGTTCGTTTtcaaaagtttctatttttttcccggACAGAAGCGCCCGTCAGCGAAGACCTCTAAAGGAGAGCACGAGCCGCACTGCCCGTGAGGGACGCCCGCCTCACAGACCTCACAGCGCGGGGTACTCTGGGAGAGTAGGCCTCAGGTCCCACCCTCCTAAGGCTCCCCACCGTCTGCGGTATCCCAGCTGTCCTCCGACTCCACCAGCCTCGACTTCGCCCACTTCAGGCCCCGCCCCACCTCAGGTTCTGCTCGCTACGGGCCCGCCCACCTCGGGCCCCAGGGTCGCCTGAGGCTCCGCCCACCAGAGACCgccgtttaaagcgcttttcgcCGGAGGTTCCGCCCACTTAGGGCCCACATGCCTCCAGTTCAGCGGTCCTGGTGGCGTCGTGGGGCTGAAAGAAGACGTCCCTGGTCTGCCGGCCTCGCCCTCTCACCTGGGGTTGTGGTTTAGGTTCAGCGCGATCCAAGGAACGAAGCGGTACTTGTAACGATGCCATCGCTGCCACAGGCCCCGAAGCAGGCGGCCCGGCATGGCCGTCCCGCGGCGCTGTAACGAGGACAGCGCCGGAGAGGTGGGTCACAGTCTCGGGCCCGCCCTGGTCCGGGGAGGAGCGGAGGCCACGCCGTCCTGCCCCTCTTGGGTCTCCGCCTTCAGTGCCTTGCTCCTTTGCCCTGGGACTCCCTTGGATCTTGTGGCCTCCGTCCCTCTCCTTTATTGACCTCAGCTGGCTGAATCGTAGGTGCGTATAGATGAGGGAAGCCCTttattccccttttctttctccattcgcTCGTGTAtttacacacacgcgcgcgcgcacacacacacccacttcGGAGAAGTTCAGACTATGCTTAGTTCCAGTGGATGCAAACTACAAGAATCTCTGAAATCAGTACGTGTTTGTTAagaattatggggtgcctgggtggctcagtcggttaagcttggTGGGTTCAAGCGCgatgtagggctctgcgctgaaggctcgcagcctggagcttgcttcggattgtgtgtctccctctatctctgcccttcccccgctcacactctgtctctctcaaaaataaataaataaacataaaaaaagttatCAGACTGATGTGTTTTCCACCAGTCTTATTTCTATGTGTTTGTCTTATTTCAGTCTTATTTCTATGTGTTCTGTATTCCTACAGAAAATCATAGATATATGTGTGAATGTTTTAAGCTACTACAAATATCCacaacttcttttatttattcaaaaatgtattttattgtttctccATATTAGTTTGTATAATTACACTTTATTATTCTGTTTCTACGGTTTTAACATCGTTTATTACTCTTTTTCTGGTAAGTGTACTTCGAATCTAAAAAGTTCTAGTTTTGGTTTGtcaagaatttttgttttaagttaatgATGAGTATCACATGCTTTTCTTTGCTATTTACTGAGGTGATCACATAATTTCTCTATGTTCTTTTGTTAATGTATGAATTATACATTGTCAGATGTTACACCATGCTTGGATTGAGATAGCTAGATAGTTATGAGTAACACATTGGTCATACTCTATAGGTTTTTATATGCTTTTGTTGTCTCAAATTTATTTCGAAGTGTGTTATAAAATTTTCAGTGTCATGGCTtgtttgtagttttgttttcaggttttgGTGTTAGACTtttgctgacctcataaaatggaTTGAGAAgtattctcttttcctctacttgtgaaaaaagaccaaaacatTTGTATAGGAATGGTGTTATTCCTTCCTTGAAtgttgatagaattcaccagtgaaaccatttgggtttgtagttttctttgataatgaattcagtttttaaaattgaagtacagttttcatacaatattagtttcaggtgtacatagtggttcaacatttatatacattagtAAGTGATCTCCATCAGAagtctagctaccatctgtcaccatacaaagttgttacagGTTTTGAAATagcaagaattctttttttatggctgagtaatattccattgtatatatttataccacatattctttaaaaaaattttttttaaatgtttgtttatttttgagacagagcatgagcaggggaggggcagagagacagggagacacagaatccgaaacaggctccaggctctgaggtggcagcacagagcccaatgcggggcttggacccattaactgtgagatcatgacctgagccgatgttggacgcttaactgactgagccacccaggtgccccaccacatattctttattcatcttttgctgatggacacttaggttgtttacatatcttggctattgtaaataatgttgcagtgaacatggcggtgcatatatcttttccagtTAGTGATTTTGTTTGCTTCCCAGCTGTGAAATTGTTGAAAtgtatgttatttctatttttaattttttgggggaaCTCCAGACTATTTCCCATTgaagctgcaccattttgcattcccaccaacaatacacaaggtttcccttttctctgcatctttgctgaCACTTGTTATTCCTggtctttttgatactaaccattctgacaggtgtgaggtgatatctcattgtggttttgattggcatttacTGAATAATAGTAacgagtatcttttcatgtgtctcttggccatctgtatgtctttggagaaatgtctattcaggttctctacccactttttaattggatttttttttattgagttgtatctgttctttatatattttggatattaaccctttattgttttattagttgcaaatgtcttcttccatttagtaggttgcctctcattttgttcatgttttccttcactgtgcaaaagttttttagtttgatgtagtcccatttatttTTGCCCTTGGTGTCCTTGCCTGAGGATGCAGATCCAAAAAAATACTGCTAACACTGATGTccaggagcttactgcctatgttttcttctaagagttttatggtttcacatttaagtctttaacccattttaatttaattttgtatgtggtgtaagaaagtggtctagtttcgtTGTTTTGCAAgtagctctccagttttctcAGGACCAAAtgattgaagagactgtctcttcctcattgtatattcttattttctttgttgaaaacTAATTGACTGCATAAGTGTAAGGTTTTTCCTGGACTCTagtctattctgttgatctatatgtctggttttgtgccagatcacactgttttgattattatagctttatagcATAGTTTGAGATCAGGGAATGTGATgccttcttaaaaattatttatttatttatttatttatttatttatttatttaatgtacatccaagttagcatatagtgcaacagtgatttcaggagtagattccttaatgccccttacccatttagcccatccccccacccacaacccctccagcaaatcctctgtttgttctccatatttaagagtctcttacgttttgtccccctccctgtttttatattatttttgcttcctttcccttatgttcatcttttttgtacCTTAAgttcctcatgagtgaagtcatatgatatatttgtctttctctgactaatttcgcttagcataataccctctagttccatccatgtaattgcaaatggcaagatttcagtcttcttgattgctgagtaatactccattgtgtgtgtgtgtgtgtatatatatatatatatatacacacacacacacacacacacacacacaacatcttctttatccattcatccatcgatggacatttgggctctttccatgctttgatGTTGTTGatagctctgctataaacattggggtgcatgtgcccctttgaaacagcacacctgtatcccttggatacatacctagtagtgcaatttctgggtcattgggtagttctggttttaattttttgaggaacctccatacttggctgcaccagtttgcattcccaccagcagtgcgaaagagatcctctttctccgcatcctggccagtgtctgttgttgcctgagttgttaatgttagccattctgacaggtgtgaggtggtatctcagtgtggttttgatttgtatttccctgatgatgagtgatgtggaacattttttcatgtgttggttgtcatctggatgtcttctttggagaagtgtctatttatgtcttttgctcatttcttcactggattatttttttggggggtgttgagtttgataagttctttatagattttggatactaaccctttatctgatatgtcatggTCTTGGATTCTTGTGtattgagagttttttgattactgattcaacttcaTTACTAGTTATAGGTTTGATCAGATTTTCTATTCTTGATTCAatcttggaagattgtatgtttgtAATTTACCTATGTCTTCTGGTTTTTCCTATTTGTTAGCCTATAATTGCAGGatttttcttataatcctttatatttctgtggtgttcatTGTaacttctctctcatttctgattttatttatttgggccctctttgtttttttcttttaagtctgcGTAatgatttgttgattttgtttatgttttcaaacaaCCAGCTCTGTATTTCATTAATATCCTCtgtgatctttatttcctttcttctacaacATTAgtattagtttgttctttttctagttcttttaggtgtaagcttatttgggatttttcttgtttcttgagattggcctgtattgctataagctttcctcttagaactgtgTTGTCTGCATCCTGCAGGTTGTGgaccattgtgtttccattttcatttgtcttaaggtatttaaaaaaaattttttttaatgtttttaatttatttttgaaggagacagagagagagacagagaatgagtgggggagagtagagagagagggacacacagaatccaaagcaggctccaggctctgagctgtcagcacagagcccaatgcggggctcgaactcatgaaccgtgagatcataaccgactgaagtcggatgcttaactgactgagccactcaggcgccctgtcttaaggtattttttaaatttccccttTGACTTTTTTATTAGCCCATTGGTTGTTAAGTAGAATGTTGTTTGGCcttcatgtgtttttttgtttgtttttttttcccatttttttttcttgcaagtgatttctagtttcatactgtgtggtcagaaaagatgcttgatattatttaattcttcttaaatttattgagacttgttttgtggcctaacatgtgatctattggGAGAGTATTccctgtacacttgaaaagaatgtgtagtctgCTGTTTGGGGATGGAATGCTCtgtatatctattaagtccaccTGGTGTAACATGTCGTTTaaaaccactgtttccttgttgattttctgtctggatgatctatccaccAATGTCACtgctattatttcatttactgtcAATTCTcacctttatgtctgttaatattgcTTTATATGTTAGGTGCCCctgtgttgggtgcatagatGTTTTTAGGTGTTATGTTCTTTGGTTTGGTTGATCCTTTTATCTTCTGTAATGCCATTCTTTGTCTTCAGTTACAGTCTGTGTTACTGTgtttttgtctgatataagtatccagctttctttttacttctatttGCATGGgctatctttttccatctcttcactttcagtctgtgtatgTCTTTATATCTGAAGTGAGTCTCATGTAGGCAGcttatagatgggtcttgttttttatgtttcttttttttctttttttttttttttaacccatttacaCACCTTATGCCTTTTCTTTGGAGCATTTGgttcatttaatttaatgtagTTATTGATAGATAGGTACTTACTGCTGTTTTGtcagttgttttctgtttgtttttgctgttcttctctgttccttctcttgctctctttctttgtgatttggtGACTTTCCTTTGTGTTatgtttgtattccttttttgtgtatctgttattTATAGGATTTAgttttgtggtttatatataacatgagGTTCATTCTgttttaagttgatggtcatttaagttcaagTTAAAAGCACCATAGTTTAACCACCCTTACCACATTTTATGTTGTtgatattatattttacatattaatatgTTGTGTATCCTTTAATTATTGTGGGTCTAgatgattttactacttttgtctttcaGTCTTCATAACTCACTCTGGTTGATCATTTATCTTTACTATATGTTTACCTTTAccagttacattttattttttttcacaattttcttatttctagttatggccttttcttttttcatgtaaaGAAGTTTCCTAAAggtttcttgtaaggctggtttgaTGTTAATGAACTCCATTAGCTTTTGCTTATCTGAGCAGCTCTGATCTATTGTTCAATTCTGAGTGACAACTTTGTCAGGTAGAATattcttgttttaaatgttttcctttcaacactttgaatatattgtacCGCTTCCTTTTGGCCTGTGAAatctgaaaaatcagctgatagtttTTTGAGGGTCCCCTTATACATAACTAGTTGCTTTTCTGTTGCTACTTTAAAGATTTTGCCTTTAACTGTTGACACtgattattatgtgtcttggtgtgggtctcttcaggttcatcttgtttgggactctgtgcttcctggaatgggatgtctgtttccttcaccaCGTCAGGGAAAATTCTGTCAATATTTCTTCAGATAGGTCTTCGACCCCGTtatgtctctcttcttctggtaCCCATTATGCAAATGTTTCTCTGCTTCCCACATGTTGTTGCTGAGAATGTTGCCCCAGAGGTCCCTTAAGCTATCCTCG is a genomic window containing:
- the SETD9 gene encoding SET domain-containing protein 9 isoform X1, translating into MPGRLLRGLWQRWHRYKYRFVPWIALNLNHNPRTIRYVPEESKDKVISDEDVLGTLLKVFQALFINDFHKQSDILTMLPETVKSKYHDLLSVQHPRVKLLEYRHQQQNIFKPEEILYKTLGFSVARATSSLISAGKGVFVTRGLVPKGAVVSMYPGTVYQKYEPIFFQSIGNPFIFRCLDGVLIDGNDKGISKVVYRSCNGRDQLGPLKMSDSTWLTSEICNPLAVGQYVNNCSNDRAANVCYQEFDVPAVFPIELKQYLPNIAYSCDKQSPLRCVILVALRDIKQGEELFSNYYTIVS
- the SETD9 gene encoding SET domain-containing protein 9 isoform X3, whose translation is MPGRLLRGLWQRWHRYKYRFVPWIALNLNHNPRTIRYVPEESKDKVISDEDVLGTLLKVFQALFINDFHKQSDILTMLPETVKSKYHDLLSVQHPRVKLLEYRHQQQNIFKPEEILYKTLGFSVARATSSLISAGKGVFVTRGLVPKGAVVSMYPGTVYQKYEPIFFQSIGNPFIFRCLDGVLIDGNDKGISKVVYRSCNGRDQLGPLKMSDSTWLTSEICNPLAVGQYVNNCSNELLMSVTRNLMCLQFFL
- the SETD9 gene encoding SET domain-containing protein 9 isoform X2, producing MRVKMMQPLKKTIRYVPEESKDKVISDEDVLGTLLKVFQALFINDFHKQSDILTMLPETVKSKYHDLLSVQHPRVKLLEYRHQQQNIFKPEEILYKTLGFSVARATSSLISAGKGVFVTRGLVPKGAVVSMYPGTVYQKYEPIFFQSIGNPFIFRCLDGVLIDGNDKGISKVVYRSCNGRDQLGPLKMSDSTWLTSEICNPLAVGQYVNNCSNDRAANVCYQEFDVPAVFPIELKQYLPNIAYSCDKQSPLRCVILVALRDIKQGEELFSNYYTIVS